One genomic window of Acidimicrobiia bacterium includes the following:
- a CDS encoding DivIVA domain-containing protein, whose amino-acid sequence MTDSSGTPMSPARDSRLTPEAVAERGFTQVKHGYAESEVRAFLRMVSDDLGSIRSRERELLARVQELEDRLARPVQLPSDQDLIAALGEETARVLSQARQAAAGLRSKADEHARHVVREAQESSRELRASTQQAVETKTREAEDAARARAREIVAEARVLRERVLSDLNERRSDLERQIGELRAGRGRLVEVYQVVERALLQAARTMAEEPSRPGVAMPEVSEPAPDAAPDAAPDAETPSAEDGGDADGGDAEGHDAGLQNAGLQNAGLQNAGLQNEGHDVGALFEKLRSEAGATDEPDEGAGETVEVVETIDTTEAAAGATGDDETALFPDDDDVVVAELAGEPLDDDRAALAARDDALDPIADDLAHRAKRAVQDEQNDVLDGLRRQRGKIDFGKVLPATEDQLSRWAHVLQPAVDAAYGAGAASMSSGAAGAAAAAVPSALLTELATTVVAPLRTRLESSLESIDARTPADVEIAIAQRLGARYREWRGQDLEEVLGDALAAAYAGGAYDAAPEGARLRWVPARVGKCPDCDDNALEPTVRGDHFPTGQSHPPAHPGCRCLLVLAT is encoded by the coding sequence ATGACCGACAGCTCCGGCACGCCAATGTCCCCCGCGCGCGATTCGCGCCTCACGCCGGAGGCCGTCGCCGAGCGAGGGTTCACACAGGTCAAGCACGGCTACGCGGAGTCCGAGGTGAGGGCGTTCCTTCGCATGGTCTCCGACGATCTCGGATCAATTCGGAGCCGCGAGCGCGAGCTCCTCGCCCGCGTGCAGGAGCTCGAGGACCGGCTCGCGCGCCCGGTGCAACTTCCCTCCGACCAAGACCTCATCGCCGCGCTGGGCGAGGAGACGGCCCGCGTGCTGAGCCAGGCGCGCCAAGCGGCGGCCGGCCTTCGCTCGAAGGCGGACGAGCACGCGCGCCACGTGGTGCGGGAAGCGCAGGAGTCTTCGCGAGAGCTGCGTGCGTCCACCCAGCAGGCGGTGGAGACGAAGACCCGTGAAGCGGAGGACGCAGCACGCGCGCGGGCACGGGAGATCGTGGCTGAAGCACGCGTATTGCGCGAACGTGTCCTCTCCGACCTGAACGAGCGGCGCAGCGATCTCGAGCGTCAGATCGGCGAACTGCGCGCGGGTCGCGGTCGCCTTGTCGAGGTGTACCAGGTGGTGGAACGCGCACTGCTGCAGGCGGCGCGCACGATGGCAGAGGAACCGTCGAGGCCGGGCGTGGCCATGCCCGAGGTGAGCGAACCCGCGCCCGACGCCGCGCCCGACGCCGCGCCCGACGCAGAGACGCCGAGTGCCGAGGATGGTGGCGACGCGGATGGTGGCGACGCGGAGGGGCACGACGCCGGATTGCAGAACGCCGGATTGCAGAACGCCGGATTGCAGAACGCCGGATTGCAGAACGAGGGTCACGACGTCGGCGCGCTCTTCGAGAAACTCCGTTCGGAGGCCGGCGCGACCGACGAACCCGATGAAGGAGCAGGCGAAACCGTCGAGGTCGTCGAGACGATCGATACCACCGAGGCCGCTGCGGGCGCCACGGGCGACGACGAGACCGCGCTGTTCCCCGACGACGACGACGTGGTCGTGGCCGAACTGGCGGGCGAGCCGCTCGACGACGATCGAGCCGCGCTCGCGGCGCGCGACGATGCACTGGACCCGATCGCCGACGATCTCGCTCACCGGGCGAAGCGCGCCGTCCAAGACGAGCAGAACGACGTCCTCGACGGCCTTCGCCGTCAGCGCGGAAAGATCGATTTCGGGAAGGTCCTGCCGGCCACCGAGGACCAGCTGAGCCGCTGGGCGCACGTGCTCCAGCCGGCGGTCGATGCCGCCTACGGAGCCGGCGCGGCCTCCATGTCCTCAGGGGCGGCCGGCGCCGCGGCTGCCGCAGTGCCGAGTGCGCTCCTCACCGAGCTCGCGACCACCGTGGTCGCGCCGCTTCGCACCCGGTTGGAGTCGTCGCTCGAGTCGATCGACGCCCGAACGCCGGCCGACGTCGAGATCGCCATCGCCCAGCGCCTCGGGGCTCGGTACCGGGAGTGGAGAGGCCAGGACCTCGAGGAGGTGCTCGGCGACGCGCTCGCGGCCGCATACGCCGGCGGCGCGTACGACGCCGCACCGGAAGGTGCCCGGTTGCGCTGGGTGCCCGCGCGGGTGGGCAAGTGCCCCGACTGTGACGACAACGCGCTCGAGCCGACCGTGCGCGGCGATCACTTCCCCACCGGGCAGTCGCACCCGCCCGCGCACCCCGGCTGTCGTTGTCTCCTCGTGCTGGCAACCTGA
- a CDS encoding molybdenum cofactor biosynthesis protein MoaE, whose translation MLPPAAGDWIAVTAEPLPVEAATAWATTESAGAVVVFLGVVRDHSEGRDGVRGITYEAYQEEAVPRLAAVAAEARRRWPVIERLALLHRTGDLALSEASVAVVASSPHRPEAFEIARFCIDTLKQTVPIWKREHWEDGSDWGTASHPVRSVN comes from the coding sequence GTGCTCCCACCCGCCGCCGGCGACTGGATCGCCGTGACCGCCGAGCCGCTGCCCGTCGAGGCGGCCACCGCGTGGGCCACCACGGAGTCGGCCGGCGCGGTCGTGGTGTTCCTCGGGGTGGTGCGCGACCACTCGGAAGGGCGCGACGGAGTACGCGGCATCACGTACGAGGCCTATCAAGAGGAGGCTGTGCCGCGGCTCGCGGCCGTCGCCGCCGAGGCGCGCCGCCGCTGGCCGGTCATCGAGCGCCTCGCGTTGCTCCATCGCACGGGCGACCTCGCGCTCTCGGAAGCATCGGTGGCCGTCGTGGCATCCTCACCGCACCGGCCCGAGGCGTTCGAGATCGCTCGCTTCTGCATCGACACCCTCAAGCAGACCGTCCCGATCTGGAAGCGAGAGCACTGGGAGGACGGCTCCGACTGGGGCACGGCCTCGCATCCGGTGCGATCGGTCAACTAG
- a CDS encoding HEAT repeat domain-containing protein — MTHGPVARAAELAELGHQGPLRAEAAELAGHALSDDPDPRVRTAALGALVRAGRADDALRGWRASVVDPAAAVRRRAAELAPALATNPAMVPELMPLLDDRDVTVVEAAAWALGELGQSAIDAGAVAVLARVVKTHRDSLAREAAVAALGALGDPAGLPAVLAACSDRVTVRRRAVLALAPFDTPDVDAALTLALEDKDWQVRQAAEDLARESSAPT, encoded by the coding sequence GTGACACACGGGCCCGTTGCCCGGGCCGCCGAGCTCGCCGAGCTCGGCCACCAGGGTCCGCTCCGCGCCGAGGCTGCGGAGCTCGCGGGCCACGCGCTCAGCGACGACCCCGACCCCCGCGTCCGCACCGCCGCTTTGGGCGCGCTCGTGCGGGCAGGCCGTGCAGACGACGCGCTGCGAGGGTGGCGCGCCTCGGTCGTGGACCCGGCGGCGGCGGTTCGGCGGCGCGCCGCAGAGCTCGCACCAGCGCTGGCGACGAATCCGGCGATGGTTCCGGAGCTCATGCCGTTGCTCGACGACCGCGACGTCACGGTGGTGGAAGCCGCGGCCTGGGCACTCGGCGAACTCGGCCAGTCCGCGATCGACGCCGGTGCCGTGGCCGTGCTGGCACGCGTCGTCAAGACCCATCGCGACTCGCTCGCACGTGAAGCAGCCGTCGCCGCGCTCGGAGCGCTCGGCGATCCTGCCGGGCTCCCCGCGGTGCTCGCCGCGTGCTCCGATCGCGTCACCGTGCGCCGTCGCGCGGTGCTCGCACTCGCGCCGTTCGACACCCCCGACGTCGACGCCGCGCTGACCCTCGCGCTCGAAGACAAGGACTGGCAGGTCCGCCAAGCCGCCGAAGATCTCGCGCGCGAATCGAGCGCCCCTACATGA
- a CDS encoding AsnC family transcriptional regulator, whose translation MTATATPGEDRLVDLDRELLNAVQWDFPLEPRPYAVLGERLGIDEPAVRERIARVKQLGVLRQLSAIFDTRALGYGSALVAAKIDPGRVDEAAAVISGHPGVSHNYKRNHAYNLWYTIAVPPGDSLEKHVDVLHRESGALVTRRLPTLKLYKIGVKLDMTGNTAADAKAEVLEHERPERREHMDAPDLSELEVAAVRVVQDDLPLVERPFGAYGELIGCDEATVLDLLSSFKERKLMRRFAAVMNHRSAGFKANAMGVWAVPEDQLEEIGPKMAGFALVSHCYRRPTYDDWPYSIFTMVHGKNAKDCETTIAAIRDETGVDEYALLWSIKEYKKTRVRYFTDDWSEWRAKNLVSAS comes from the coding sequence ATGACCGCCACCGCGACGCCCGGCGAGGACCGCCTCGTTGACCTCGACCGCGAGTTGCTCAACGCGGTCCAATGGGACTTCCCCCTCGAACCCCGGCCGTACGCGGTCCTGGGTGAACGCCTCGGCATCGACGAACCTGCGGTTCGCGAGCGAATCGCGCGTGTCAAACAGCTCGGCGTGCTCCGCCAGCTCTCGGCGATCTTCGACACCCGCGCCCTCGGGTACGGCTCGGCACTCGTCGCCGCGAAGATCGACCCTGGGCGCGTCGACGAGGCGGCCGCCGTCATCAGCGGCCATCCGGGCGTGAGCCACAACTACAAGCGCAACCACGCGTACAACCTCTGGTACACGATCGCGGTACCGCCCGGCGACTCGCTCGAGAAGCATGTCGACGTGCTCCACCGCGAGTCTGGCGCGCTCGTGACGCGCCGGCTTCCCACGCTGAAGCTCTACAAGATCGGGGTGAAGCTCGACATGACGGGAAACACCGCGGCCGACGCCAAGGCCGAGGTGCTGGAGCACGAGCGTCCCGAACGGCGCGAGCACATGGACGCGCCCGACCTGTCGGAGCTCGAGGTCGCGGCCGTCCGCGTGGTGCAGGACGACCTTCCGCTCGTGGAGCGCCCGTTCGGGGCGTACGGCGAGCTGATCGGGTGCGACGAAGCGACGGTGCTCGACCTGCTGTCGTCGTTCAAGGAGCGCAAGCTCATGCGCCGGTTCGCTGCGGTGATGAATCACCGCTCGGCCGGGTTCAAGGCCAACGCGATGGGCGTGTGGGCGGTGCCCGAGGACCAGCTCGAGGAGATCGGCCCGAAGATGGCGGGGTTCGCGCTGGTGAGCCATTGCTACCGGCGCCCCACCTACGACGACTGGCCGTACTCGATCTTCACGATGGTGCATGGCAAGAACGCCAAGGACTGCGAGACCACGATCGCGGCGATCCGCGACGAGACCGGCGTCGACGAGTACGCGCTCCTGTGGTCGATCAAGGAGTACAAGAAGACCCGCGTGCGCTACTTCACCGACGACTGGTCCGAGTGGCGCGCGAAGAACCTGGTCTCAGCGTCCTGA
- a CDS encoding UPF0182 family protein, translating to MRVPTAEPRRRFRLRGWIIGLVVLFLVLAFSLRGLAGFYTDFLWFDSLGQGSTWSSLLAAKVAPALVFTVAFFVIMWVNLVIADRLAPKYRSMGPEDELIARYQQVAGPYTGRIRVGVSLFFALIAGIGVSSQWRQWVLFTHSQKFGMKDPQFHKDIGFYVFQLPFLKFIAEWLFAGLVIVLIVAAVAHYLNGGIRFQSPFQRVTPQVKAHLSVILAVMALVKTAQYYLGRFELDFSTRGVVEGASYTDVKAQLPALNLLIVISIFAAGLFIWNIQRRGWVLPIIAVGLWGFVSIVIGTIYPALIQQFKVGPNEFQTEAPYIERNIRATRNAFVLDEVKPGDFNFKTFGQLPTAEANAIVDSNKGTIDNARLWDPGIIQETYNSLQNLQTYYQIGDVDVDRYLVDNEVRQVLISARGLNSADLPSQSFVNRHIIYTHGYGVVASPSNSATADGSPTYYLENVPTETVPNGIKLSDGEASQIYFAENLGSYVLVDAKSKEFNYQTPGKTDQFTRYRGKDGVELSNFVRRAAFALRFGSIDPLISGQVTSNTRVLMERDIRARVEKLAPFLRYDGDPYPVAMGTHTIWVLDGYTTTDMYPYAQSTSGEQGLATDFNYVRNSVKATVDAYEGTVTFYVFDNKDPIIKAWRSAFPDLFTDASRMSPELRAHLRYPEDLFKVQSNMFGRYHVTEPRRFYDGSAKWLVSPDPGSGPVSSSDFGSLIDSASSDTSANAQPQAATSTGRRIDPYYLYLKLPKEESEHFIVITPFVPVSSNNRETRLVSFLTANSDPGHYGEMRAFTMPQGETVKGPVQVNSEMNRASPISQAVTLLNQQGSRVTQGSLQLIPVGNSLLYVRPFYAQGRGSGSFPQFQFVAVFTQDFGQAVCAQNVNDALNQLFGQADRSASCNVAITGVQPGTPTSTTTTAPPGTVTTTPGPTTTLPASTQELIALASKTYGDAQDALKAGDFARYATLITQLGDILAKLDAATR from the coding sequence ATGCGCGTCCCCACGGCAGAGCCCCGACGCCGATTTCGCCTCCGTGGCTGGATCATCGGCTTGGTTGTGTTGTTCCTCGTGCTGGCGTTCAGCCTGCGCGGCCTGGCGGGCTTCTACACCGATTTTCTCTGGTTCGACTCCCTGGGGCAGGGCAGCACGTGGAGCAGCCTCCTCGCGGCGAAGGTCGCTCCGGCGCTCGTCTTCACAGTCGCGTTCTTCGTGATCATGTGGGTGAACCTGGTCATCGCCGACCGGTTGGCACCCAAGTACCGGTCGATGGGTCCCGAAGACGAGCTCATCGCGCGCTACCAGCAAGTCGCGGGGCCGTACACGGGCCGGATCCGCGTGGGTGTGTCGCTCTTCTTCGCGCTGATCGCGGGCATCGGCGTGTCCTCGCAGTGGCGGCAGTGGGTGCTCTTCACGCACAGCCAGAAGTTCGGCATGAAAGACCCGCAATTCCACAAGGACATCGGCTTCTACGTCTTCCAGCTCCCGTTCCTCAAGTTCATCGCCGAGTGGCTCTTCGCGGGTCTGGTGATCGTGCTCATCGTTGCCGCCGTCGCGCACTACCTCAACGGTGGGATCCGGTTCCAGAGCCCGTTCCAGCGCGTCACGCCGCAGGTCAAGGCGCACTTGTCGGTGATCCTCGCGGTGATGGCGCTCGTCAAGACCGCGCAGTACTACCTCGGCCGCTTCGAGCTCGACTTCTCCACCCGCGGCGTGGTCGAAGGGGCGAGCTACACCGATGTCAAGGCGCAGCTCCCCGCGCTCAATCTGCTGATCGTCATCTCGATCTTCGCGGCGGGGCTGTTCATCTGGAACATCCAGCGTCGCGGCTGGGTACTGCCGATCATCGCGGTGGGCCTGTGGGGCTTCGTCTCGATCGTGATCGGCACGATCTACCCGGCGCTCATCCAGCAGTTCAAGGTCGGCCCGAACGAGTTCCAGACCGAAGCTCCCTACATCGAGCGCAACATCCGCGCGACGCGGAACGCGTTCGTGCTCGACGAGGTGAAGCCCGGCGACTTCAACTTCAAGACCTTCGGCCAGCTTCCGACCGCAGAGGCGAACGCGATCGTCGACAGCAACAAGGGAACGATCGACAACGCCCGGTTGTGGGACCCGGGGATCATCCAGGAGACGTACAACTCGCTCCAGAACCTCCAGACCTACTACCAGATCGGCGACGTCGACGTCGACCGATACCTCGTGGACAACGAGGTCCGTCAGGTGTTGATCTCGGCGCGCGGCCTCAACAGCGCCGACCTGCCGAGCCAGTCGTTCGTGAACCGCCACATCATCTACACGCACGGGTACGGCGTGGTCGCGTCGCCGAGCAATTCCGCGACGGCTGACGGCTCCCCCACGTACTACCTGGAGAACGTCCCCACCGAGACCGTCCCGAATGGGATCAAGCTCAGCGACGGCGAGGCTTCCCAGATCTACTTTGCCGAGAACCTCGGCAGCTACGTGCTGGTGGACGCGAAGTCGAAGGAGTTCAATTATCAGACGCCGGGGAAGACCGACCAGTTCACGCGCTACCGGGGGAAAGACGGCGTGGAGCTGTCGAACTTCGTGCGTCGCGCCGCGTTCGCGCTCCGGTTCGGCAGCATCGATCCGCTGATCTCCGGGCAGGTCACGTCGAACACGAGAGTGCTCATGGAGCGCGACATCCGCGCCCGGGTCGAGAAGCTCGCGCCGTTCCTGCGCTACGACGGCGATCCGTATCCCGTAGCGATGGGGACGCACACGATCTGGGTCCTCGACGGGTACACCACCACCGACATGTACCCGTACGCGCAGTCCACGAGCGGCGAGCAGGGTCTCGCAACCGACTTCAACTATGTGCGCAACTCCGTGAAGGCGACGGTCGACGCGTACGAGGGCACGGTCACCTTCTACGTGTTCGACAACAAGGACCCGATCATCAAGGCGTGGCGCAGCGCTTTCCCCGACCTGTTCACCGACGCGTCGAGAATGTCGCCCGAGCTCCGCGCGCATCTGCGCTACCCGGAGGACCTGTTCAAGGTTCAGTCGAACATGTTCGGCCGTTACCACGTCACCGAACCACGCCGCTTCTACGACGGCAGCGCGAAGTGGCTCGTGTCGCCCGACCCGGGATCGGGGCCGGTGTCGAGCTCCGACTTCGGTTCGTTGATCGACTCTGCGAGCTCCGATACCAGCGCGAACGCGCAGCCGCAGGCGGCCACGTCCACCGGGCGGCGCATCGATCCGTACTACCTCTATCTCAAGTTGCCGAAGGAAGAATCTGAGCACTTCATCGTCATCACGCCCTTTGTGCCCGTGTCGAGCAACAACCGCGAGACGCGACTCGTGTCGTTCCTCACCGCGAACTCCGATCCCGGTCACTACGGCGAGATGCGCGCGTTCACGATGCCTCAGGGGGAGACGGTCAAGGGGCCGGTCCAGGTCAACAGCGAGATGAACCGCGCGAGCCCGATCTCCCAGGCCGTCACCCTCTTGAACCAGCAGGGCTCACGCGTCACGCAAGGGAGCCTCCAGCTCATACCCGTGGGCAACTCGCTCCTCTACGTGCGGCCGTTCTACGCCCAGGGGCGTGGGAGCGGGAGCTTCCCGCAGTTCCAGTTCGTGGCCGTGTTCACCCAAGACTTCGGGCAGGCCGTCTGCGCGCAGAACGTGAACGACGCGCTCAACCAGCTCTTCGGGCAGGCCGACCGCTCGGCCTCGTGCAACGTCGCGATCACCGGCGTTCAACCCGGCACGCCGACTTCCACGACCACCACCGCGCCTCCGGGGACCGTCACCACGACCCCCGGACCCACCACGACGCTTCCCGCTTCCACCCAGGAGTTGATCGCCCTGGCCAGCAAGACCTACGGCGACGCCCAGGACGCCCTCAAGGCCGGCGATTTCGCCCGCTATGCGACGCTGATCACACAGCTCGGCGACATCCTGGCAAAGCTCGACGCGGCCACCCGGTAG
- a CDS encoding PDZ domain-containing protein has product MNSAEEPPPPPPPRRGRTILAVALSVIGVLIAVVLIAGFLIHLPYVIISSGFATPLDDKVITVDGAQTYDHRGNVLFLTVRVTTHDPTVWRVVTSWFDPDREVVKRTTVIGCLSDAENIAVNAQLMQRSQDDAKNLALTHLGYTVEASAPEFIVAEVCPGSPAYGTLRAGDSLLAIDDHAVTQLADVRPLVQQHRPGEPTSVTYSRGGTTETAKVVTGRIAKEGRACVTAPRSTKGSACLGLTMDPEPFVTYRFPIDVTIDTQKVGGPSAGLAFTLAIIDDLTPGNLTGGMRVAVTGTIASNGAIGPVGGVEQKAITARHNGVSLMIVPKSELMDARNGAGNVRVIGVDTIDEALAALQRAGGAPVPPASPVAARS; this is encoded by the coding sequence ATGAACTCAGCAGAAGAACCACCACCCCCGCCGCCGCCCCGGCGGGGCCGCACCATTCTCGCTGTCGCGCTCTCGGTCATCGGCGTGCTCATCGCGGTCGTGCTGATTGCCGGCTTCCTGATCCACCTCCCGTACGTGATCATCTCGAGCGGATTCGCGACGCCGCTCGACGACAAGGTCATCACCGTCGACGGCGCGCAGACCTACGACCACCGCGGCAACGTCCTGTTCCTCACCGTGCGCGTCACCACGCACGACCCCACGGTGTGGCGCGTCGTCACGAGCTGGTTCGATCCCGATCGCGAGGTCGTAAAGCGCACGACGGTGATCGGTTGTCTCTCCGACGCGGAGAACATCGCCGTCAACGCGCAGCTCATGCAACGATCGCAAGACGACGCGAAGAACCTTGCGCTCACACATCTCGGATACACGGTCGAGGCGAGCGCGCCCGAGTTCATCGTGGCCGAAGTGTGTCCCGGGTCACCCGCGTACGGCACGTTGCGGGCGGGTGACAGCCTCCTCGCGATCGACGATCACGCGGTGACGCAACTCGCCGACGTCCGGCCGCTCGTGCAGCAGCATCGTCCCGGAGAGCCCACGAGCGTCACGTACTCGCGCGGAGGCACCACCGAGACTGCCAAGGTCGTCACCGGTCGGATTGCCAAGGAAGGGCGTGCCTGCGTCACGGCGCCCCGTAGCACGAAGGGCTCCGCGTGCCTCGGGCTGACGATGGACCCGGAGCCGTTCGTCACCTACCGGTTCCCGATCGACGTGACCATCGACACCCAGAAGGTCGGTGGCCCGTCGGCAGGGCTCGCCTTCACGCTCGCCATCATCGACGACCTCACTCCCGGCAATCTCACCGGCGGCATGCGAGTCGCCGTTACCGGCACGATCGCGAGTAACGGAGCGATCGGTCCGGTGGGTGGCGTCGAACAGAAGGCAATCACCGCGCGGCACAACGGAGTCTCGTTGATGATCGTGCCGAAATCGGAGCTGATGGATGCACGCAACGGCGCCGGGAACGTGCGAGTCATCGGCGTCGACACGATCGACGAGGCGCTCGCGGCGCTGCAAAGGGCCGGAGGAGCCCCGGTGCCCCCCGCGTCGCCGGTCGCGGCGCGATCATGA
- a CDS encoding trypsin-like peptidase domain-containing protein — translation MSGPEGDDGASERDETPNGPRPDPLDRPWVHPSELHSYVTNPLPPVQARPREWVIGLVSAAVGVAAALLVLVAFGALGERNRSPLPPPAIIPPNAAVDYAIAARVSQAGGPSIVTVRATAGDTTTVWSGVAVSSNRVLTTAHLLIGAGSVVIFTSDGRTFPAKIMGFDADTDLSLLEVSGADLSYQPLADSAPNVGEPVVAVAMTKGNNPFVAINVISRLNRMVPTTIGTTIAGLLQANLLTAPDTSGGALFDTNGRIVGILITPPGVPDPGLAVPIDVADDVRQQIEASGKVTHGWLGLTAVDAGDRPGAKVTGVVPDSPAAESKLEVGDVITGAGGHSVGDVGDLMAEWRRRRPADSLVIRYRRGRVQHSTTATLTAGPPPVAPDN, via the coding sequence GTGTCCGGTCCGGAGGGCGATGACGGCGCGTCCGAGCGCGACGAAACGCCGAACGGCCCGCGCCCGGATCCGCTCGACCGACCATGGGTCCATCCGAGCGAATTGCACTCGTACGTCACGAACCCGCTGCCGCCCGTGCAGGCGCGCCCGCGCGAATGGGTCATCGGGCTCGTCTCGGCGGCGGTCGGCGTCGCCGCCGCACTGCTCGTCCTCGTGGCGTTCGGCGCGCTCGGGGAACGGAACCGATCACCACTCCCGCCGCCGGCCATCATCCCCCCGAACGCCGCAGTCGACTATGCCATTGCTGCGCGTGTGAGCCAGGCCGGCGGCCCGAGCATCGTCACCGTTCGCGCCACTGCCGGCGACACCACCACGGTCTGGTCCGGCGTCGCGGTCAGCAGCAACCGTGTCCTCACCACTGCACATCTGCTCATCGGGGCGGGCTCGGTCGTCATCTTCACGAGCGACGGCCGCACGTTCCCCGCCAAGATCATGGGCTTCGATGCGGACACCGACCTGTCGCTCCTCGAAGTCTCGGGAGCCGATCTCTCGTACCAACCGTTGGCCGATTCGGCTCCAAACGTCGGCGAACCGGTCGTCGCCGTCGCGATGACCAAGGGCAACAACCCGTTTGTCGCCATCAACGTCATTTCCCGACTCAACCGGATGGTTCCCACCACGATCGGCACCACGATCGCGGGGTTGCTCCAGGCCAACCTCTTGACCGCGCCCGACACGTCGGGGGGTGCGCTGTTCGACACCAACGGGCGGATCGTCGGGATCCTCATCACGCCACCCGGCGTCCCCGACCCGGGGCTCGCGGTGCCGATCGACGTCGCCGACGACGTGCGTCAGCAGATCGAAGCGAGCGGGAAGGTCACGCACGGCTGGCTCGGGCTCACCGCGGTCGACGCCGGAGACCGTCCCGGGGCAAAGGTGACGGGCGTGGTGCCGGACAGCCCGGCGGCCGAGTCCAAGCTCGAAGTGGGCGACGTGATCACGGGAGCGGGCGGCCACAGCGTGGGTGATGTGGGTGATCTCATGGCGGAATGGCGGCGACGCCGACCCGCCGACTCGCTCGTCATCCGGTACCGCCGTGGCCGGGTCCAGCACTCGACCACCGCGACGCTGACGGCCGGGCCGCCGCCCGTCGCACCCGACAACTGA
- a CDS encoding rod shape-determining protein encodes MSRDLAIDLGTANTLVYARGRGIILNEPTVIAMNTRTHEVLALGHDAWQMIGRTPGYIVAVRPLRGGAITDFEITQRLIRMLFQRAGISRLQRARVLICVPSAITHVEQRAVLEAARRAGAAQTYLIEQPMAAAIGASLPIHEPLGNMVVDIGGGTSEVAVISLGGVVALEAVRVGSFDIDAAIQSYVRREYGLAIGERTAEEVKLAIGSVFPTEDEYKAEVRGRDLMSGMPKTIVLTPEEIRDAIDEPIQAILGAVKQALARTPPELSQDLLAEGIHLVGGGAMLRGMELRIEQETAVPAQLVDLPLETVVLGAGRCLESFDRLKDMFM; translated from the coding sequence CTGTCTCGCGACCTCGCCATCGACCTCGGTACCGCGAACACCCTTGTGTACGCGCGCGGGCGTGGGATCATCCTGAACGAGCCCACCGTCATCGCGATGAACACGCGAACGCACGAAGTGCTCGCGCTCGGGCACGACGCCTGGCAGATGATCGGGCGCACACCGGGCTACATCGTGGCGGTCCGGCCGCTACGGGGTGGTGCGATCACCGATTTCGAGATCACACAGCGGCTGATTCGCATGCTCTTCCAACGCGCCGGTATCTCGCGCCTGCAACGTGCGCGCGTGCTGATCTGCGTACCGTCGGCGATCACGCACGTGGAGCAGCGTGCGGTACTCGAGGCCGCCCGACGCGCCGGTGCGGCGCAGACCTACCTCATCGAGCAGCCCATGGCCGCCGCGATCGGCGCGTCGCTCCCGATCCACGAACCGCTCGGCAACATGGTCGTCGACATCGGCGGTGGCACCAGCGAGGTCGCGGTGATCTCGCTCGGCGGCGTGGTCGCCCTGGAGGCGGTTCGCGTGGGGTCGTTCGACATCGACGCCGCGATCCAGAGCTACGTGCGACGAGAGTACGGCCTTGCGATCGGTGAGCGCACCGCGGAGGAGGTGAAGCTCGCGATCGGATCGGTGTTCCCTACCGAAGACGAGTACAAGGCCGAGGTGCGCGGCCGCGATCTCATGAGCGGCATGCCCAAGACGATCGTGCTCACGCCCGAGGAGATCCGCGACGCGATCGACGAACCCATCCAGGCGATCCTCGGCGCGGTGAAGCAGGCGCTGGCGCGCACCCCCCCGGAGCTGTCGCAGGACCTCCTCGCCGAGGGCATCCACCTCGTCGGCGGCGGCGCCATGTTGCGCGGCATGGAACTCCGCATCGAGCAGGAGACGGCCGTCCCCGCGCAACTGGTGGACCTGCCGCTCGAGACGGTCGTGCTCGGCGCCGGGCGCTGCCTCGAGTCCTTCGACCGTCTGAAGGACATGTTCATGTAG